A window of the Lactuca sativa cultivar Salinas chromosome 5, Lsat_Salinas_v11, whole genome shotgun sequence genome harbors these coding sequences:
- the LOC111909241 gene encoding uncharacterized protein LOC111909241 encodes MRTPTGRSNPQPKDPTNRRPIPNRIITRLMPLKMKEKKRRFLRSLTIFSVDVSGVIYAMQDLGDKARWLKRDNKSTTWKDKSKWCAYHEDFVDMMEDCIALRKEISYLLIKGHLKEILGRKREKSKENCQDGHRILEKPGSPPADAKIINVISGGSNIRGTSYSQAKRHMKVSKKKEYIPQRNTMFSSEKEITFDETDREGIQDRHHDKLVITLYMANHFIRRILVDGGSSVNIVLLDTLKRRNIPKLEIIKRSSALIGFSKETKHTIGEIKLPIYIDETMDAQDDSGSINIPSMCKITYSMGNSEDHGKPTRIERIL; translated from the exons ATGAGAACCCCAACAGGAAGGTCGAATCCTCAACCCAAAGATCCTACAAATCGAAGACCTATTCCAAACAGGATCATCACTAGGTTAATGCCCTTGAagatgaaggagaagaagaggagATTCCTAAGATCACTGACTATTTTTTCTGTGGATGTTTCAGGTGTAATTTATGCTATGCAGGATCTTGGAGACAAAGCGAGATGGCTAAAGAGGGACAACAAGTCCACTACTTGGAAAGACAAGTCTAAATGGTGTGCTTACCACGAAGACTTTGTCGACATGATGGAGGACTGCATAGCCCTAAGAAAAGAAATTAGCTACCTCCTTATTAAGGGACACCTCAAAGAGATCCTcgggagaaaaagagaaaaatccaAAGAGAACTGCCAGGATGGTCACAGGATCCTAGAGAAACCAGGATCTCCACCCGCTGACGCTAAGATAATTAACGTTATCTCGGGTGGATCTAACATCCGTGGTACTTCTTATTCTCAAGCTAAAAGACACATGAAGGTCTCTAAAAAAAAGGAATATATACCACAAAGGAATACCATGTTTAGCAGTGAAAAAGAAATCACATTTGACGAGACAGACAGGGAAGGAATTCAGGATCGTCACCATGATAAACTCGTAATAACACTATACATGGCCAACCATTTCATCAGAAGGATCCTAGTTGACGGAGGATCCTCAGTCAATATTGTACTCCTAGACACACTAAAAAGGAGGAACATCCCCAAATTAGAAATAATCAAGAGATCCTCAGCCCTCATAGGATTTAGCAAGGAAACAAAACACACGATTGGGGAAATAAAGCTACCAATATACATAGATGAG ACCATGGATGCACAAGATGATAGCGGTTCCATCAACATACCATCAATGTGTAAAATTACCTACTCCATGGGGAACAGTGAAGATCATGGGAAACCAACAAGAATCGAAAGAATTTTATAA